One Aegilops tauschii subsp. strangulata cultivar AL8/78 chromosome 7, Aet v6.0, whole genome shotgun sequence genomic window carries:
- the LOC109763679 gene encoding probable peroxygenase 5, which translates to MGSKPAGAAGSQQQVKEESMADLYSGHELTPLQKHAAFFDTNRDGIIYPSETYRGLRAIGCGVLVSAAGTVFINGFLASKTVPANVKPPAFKFPIYVKTIQQGKHGSDTDVYDIQGRFVPEKFEEIFKKHAHTRPDALTDKELGEMLKANRDPKDFSGRVGAFVEWKLLYALCKDKEGFLHKETVKAVYDGSVFEKLEREKKEAKEFAKKK; encoded by the exons ATGGGCTCCAAACCCGCGGGCGCGGCAGGGAGCCAGCAGCAGGTGAAGGAGGAGTCCATGGCGGACTTGTACAGCGGCCACGAGCTGACGCCGCTGCAGAAGCACGCCGCCTTCTTCGACACGAACAGGGACGGCATCATCTACCCCTCCGAGACCTACCGAGGGCTACGCGCCATCGGCTGCGGCGTCTTGGTGTCCGCCGCCGGCACCGTCTTCATCAACGGCTTCCTCGCGTCCAAGACGGTACCG GCGAACGTGAAGCCTCCAGCTTTCAAGTTCCCCATCTACGTGAAGACCATTCAGCAGGGCAAGCATGGGAGCGATACAGACGTGTACGATATCCAGGGAAG GTTTGTTCCTGAAAAGTTTGAGGAGATATTCAAGAAGCATGCCCACACTAGGCCTGATGCCCTAACGGACAAAGAGCTGGGGGAGATGCTTAAAGCAAACAGGGATCCTAAAGATTTCAGTGGACG GGTGGGTGCTTTCGTAGAGTGGAAACTTCTATATGCGCTGTGCAAAGACAAGGAGGGATTTCTTCACAAGGAGACTGTCAAGGCGGTCTATGATGGCAGCGTCTTTGAGAAGTTGGAGCGAGAAAAGAAGGAAGCTAAGGAATTTGCCAAGAAGAAATGA